The following proteins come from a genomic window of Paenibacillus wynnii:
- a CDS encoding extracellular solute-binding protein: MRKRTKRLTLVLMMSLLISLVAGCGGGNNNGAAENKGTNTNETKATNEGEAGKETLKKVKLTWYLVGDAHKDQDKVIAEWNKMLEKDLNTTIEVKFTTWNDWMTKYNLLLTSGEKIDMIFASNWADFYKLSKQGAFLDLKELLPVNAPVTWGNVPKQDWDSVTVGDGIFAVPNTNSEYTPDGYVYREDWRKEFALPEFTDLASIEAYMDAVKTKKNIAPINGAAYENVNRLFRFWNDFQMISGEIIGATSYENPRDIKIVPFTDEYEAWVKKMKEWQQKGYWNKNSLSSKQEAGDFIKTGQGAIYWRNPSSAGGFINEIKAKGLKMDIGYFPFTRFHNYVIPTLPIANGMAIPKSSQNPERSLMVLDKLRNDPAYFNLMTYGIEGTHWAKGEDDKTIVIPAPGVDLNETPRYDIASWGWRYEGNMKNEKGGWDGLDALKEEFKPISKQDIFGPIYLDYEPVKTELAAVNQVFEQYGKPLMLGLTPDIDASLKTYREKLKAAGVEKLLAYVQAESGKYFDEKGIQ; encoded by the coding sequence GTGAGAAAGAGAACAAAGAGATTAACGCTAGTTCTTATGATGTCTTTATTGATCTCGCTGGTTGCGGGCTGTGGGGGCGGAAATAACAACGGAGCAGCGGAAAACAAAGGTACAAATACGAATGAAACCAAGGCTACCAATGAAGGTGAAGCGGGTAAAGAGACACTTAAAAAGGTAAAGCTTACCTGGTATCTGGTTGGTGATGCGCATAAGGATCAGGATAAAGTAATCGCCGAATGGAACAAAATGCTTGAGAAGGATCTGAATACAACCATCGAAGTGAAATTTACGACTTGGAATGACTGGATGACCAAATATAACCTGTTATTAACCTCTGGAGAAAAAATCGATATGATTTTTGCCTCCAACTGGGCCGACTTCTACAAGCTGTCCAAGCAAGGCGCTTTTCTGGATCTAAAAGAACTACTGCCCGTGAATGCTCCGGTGACTTGGGGAAATGTGCCGAAGCAGGACTGGGATTCAGTTACGGTGGGCGACGGGATTTTCGCAGTACCTAATACCAACTCCGAGTATACACCGGATGGTTACGTCTATCGGGAAGATTGGCGTAAAGAATTTGCTCTGCCGGAATTTACGGATCTGGCTTCCATTGAAGCGTATATGGATGCGGTAAAAACTAAGAAAAATATAGCTCCGATCAACGGGGCTGCTTATGAAAACGTAAACCGTCTGTTCCGGTTCTGGAATGATTTCCAAATGATCAGCGGTGAGATTATCGGCGCTACTTCTTATGAGAACCCACGCGATATTAAGATCGTTCCTTTCACGGATGAGTATGAGGCTTGGGTGAAAAAAATGAAGGAGTGGCAGCAAAAGGGGTACTGGAACAAAAACTCCCTTTCCTCTAAGCAAGAAGCCGGAGATTTCATTAAGACTGGGCAAGGCGCTATTTACTGGCGTAACCCGTCCAGTGCGGGCGGCTTCATTAATGAGATCAAAGCCAAGGGACTGAAAATGGATATTGGGTATTTCCCATTCACCCGTTTCCACAACTATGTGATTCCTACACTCCCTATTGCAAACGGTATGGCGATTCCGAAGAGCTCACAGAACCCGGAGCGTTCACTCATGGTGCTCGACAAGCTGCGTAATGATCCAGCGTACTTTAACCTGATGACGTACGGAATTGAAGGCACGCACTGGGCAAAAGGCGAAGATGATAAGACGATTGTCATTCCGGCACCGGGCGTAGACCTGAACGAGACTCCTCGGTATGACATTGCAAGCTGGGGCTGGCGGTATGAAGGGAATATGAAGAATGAAAAAGGAGGCTGGGATGGGCTGGATGCACTGAAGGAAGAGTTCAAGCCAATCAGTAAACAGGATATTTTCGGGCCTATCTATCTGGATTATGAGCCAGTAAAAACCGAGTTGGCAGCCGTGAACCAAGTGTTCGAACAGTACGGTAAACCGCTTATGCTGGGACTGACTCCAGATATAGATGCTTCCTTAAAAACCTACCGTGAGAAGCTGAAGGCAGCGGGTGTTGAAAAACTACTAGCTTATGTTCAAGCGGAATCCGGTAAGTATTTTGATGAAAAAGGAATCCAATAA
- a CDS encoding carbohydrate ABC transporter permease, producing the protein MSTEIETLPKVRRMRKKSTKIKDDKETLIFNLIGYTLLTLISIVCLIPFWLIVVGSFTDELEIISEGFKLFPSTVSFEAYKSVFSTPEQIYHAYSVTIGVTVVGSLLGLFLTSMAGYVLSRKDFAYRDSLSFFIYFTTLFSGGLIPWYIMMTKYLDLKDSYWALILPPLLSAWNIILMRSFMKSIPESIVESAKIDGAGDFRIYWKLILPLSTPGLATIGLFLGLGYWNDWFNANMFITSDQKFPLQFLLYKILSSAAVLQTNNGSYLAANVVPPTETLKMAVAVIATGPVILLYPFVQRYFVKGLTVGAVKG; encoded by the coding sequence ATGAGTACTGAGATCGAAACGCTGCCGAAAGTTCGGAGGATGAGAAAAAAAAGCACTAAAATCAAGGATGACAAAGAAACACTAATATTTAACCTTATCGGATATACCTTGCTGACCCTCATATCGATAGTCTGTCTCATTCCATTCTGGCTCATTGTTGTGGGTTCGTTCACGGATGAATTAGAGATCATTTCCGAGGGGTTTAAGCTCTTCCCCAGCACCGTATCGTTCGAAGCCTATAAATCTGTATTTAGTACGCCGGAGCAGATTTATCACGCTTACAGTGTAACTATTGGAGTAACCGTAGTAGGATCGCTGTTGGGATTATTTCTAACTTCAATGGCTGGATATGTATTGTCCCGTAAGGATTTTGCTTATCGCGATAGTCTTTCATTCTTTATCTACTTCACGACGCTGTTCAGTGGCGGACTGATCCCTTGGTATATCATGATGACGAAATATCTGGATCTGAAGGACAGCTATTGGGCTTTGATCCTTCCACCGTTGCTTAGCGCCTGGAATATCATCCTCATGAGAAGCTTCATGAAGTCTATACCGGAATCCATTGTGGAATCAGCTAAGATTGACGGTGCCGGAGATTTCCGGATTTACTGGAAGTTGATCCTTCCGCTGTCCACACCGGGACTGGCAACGATTGGTTTGTTTCTTGGACTTGGATACTGGAATGACTGGTTCAACGCCAACATGTTTATCACATCGGATCAAAAGTTCCCGCTGCAGTTCCTGCTCTATAAAATCCTGTCCAGTGCAGCGGTTCTGCAGACGAATAACGGGTCATATCTGGCTGCAAACGTCGTACCACCTACAGAAACGTTAAAGATGGCTGTCGCAGTCATCGCCACGGGTCCGGTTATTCTGCTCTACCCATTCGTTCAACGTTACTTCGTGAAAGGTCTTACTGTAGGAGCTGTTAAAGGTTAG
- a CDS encoding ABC transporter permease gives MPGKGGIIREFNRNKVLFLMVAPTLLFFIIFSYIPMVGVYYAFTKFDFDGGLFGSEFIGLKNFEFLYKSGILWNLTKNTVLYNLAFIILGNIMQVICAIFLAQLSSKFFKKTAQSLMFLPYFLSWVLVGAFVFNLFSDFGVINTMLKQLGLQPYDFYLQTAPWKYIIVFFNIWKGIGYGTVIYLAAIMSISDEYYEAAKIDGANIFQQIRRITLPLLMPTFILLILFSLGGIMKGQFDLFYQIIGNNGMLYDVTDIIDTYVFRSLTVNFDIGMGTAAGLYQSFFGFVIIMLVNYIIKKTREEYALF, from the coding sequence ATGCCTGGAAAAGGCGGGATCATTCGGGAGTTTAATCGAAACAAGGTGTTGTTTCTGATGGTTGCCCCTACACTGTTGTTTTTTATCATCTTCAGCTACATACCTATGGTTGGCGTATATTACGCGTTTACCAAATTCGATTTTGACGGGGGACTGTTCGGAAGCGAGTTCATCGGGCTGAAAAACTTCGAGTTTCTGTATAAGTCAGGTATTCTATGGAATTTGACGAAAAATACAGTGCTCTACAATCTGGCGTTTATCATTCTGGGTAACATTATGCAGGTAATCTGTGCCATATTTCTAGCTCAGCTCTCCAGCAAGTTTTTCAAAAAAACAGCGCAGTCGCTTATGTTTCTGCCCTATTTTCTATCTTGGGTGCTTGTAGGAGCCTTTGTCTTCAACCTGTTCTCCGATTTCGGGGTCATTAACACCATGCTGAAGCAATTGGGGTTACAGCCTTACGATTTCTACCTTCAGACGGCACCGTGGAAGTACATTATTGTATTCTTCAATATTTGGAAAGGGATCGGTTACGGGACGGTCATTTATTTGGCAGCCATTATGAGTATTAGTGATGAATATTACGAAGCTGCTAAGATCGATGGGGCTAATATATTTCAACAAATCCGCCGCATCACGCTGCCGCTGCTCATGCCTACCTTCATATTACTGATTCTGTTCAGTCTCGGTGGTATTATGAAAGGCCAGTTTGATCTGTTCTATCAAATTATCGGAAACAACGGCATGCTGTACGATGTCACAGATATCATTGATACCTACGTTTTCCGTTCACTGACCGTCAACTTCGATATCGGTATGGGAACAGCTGCGGGGCTCTACCAGTCCTTCTTCGGGTTCGTGATCATCATGCTTGTTAACTACATTATCAAGAAAACACGCGAAGAATACGCATTGTTCTAA
- a CDS encoding AraC family transcriptional regulator produces MSKVLSGKENRYYGKFFSVMTVIVFLTISILSSILYLNFERIALNQSYDQTMDSLAQTTQEASVMAVTAATFAKQIHNDQNIANLLNFSNVSAVDVSTAIKQLTNYRETSPFIDSIYVYNAEASTFYVSTDMSVPAVFSESEFYDLDMKKMLRHIEDYETLMPIPRKLRIEGLAGNIAEKERDTYTFLLYDTLAKSPQRNAIIVNIKETQLHKHIDGSLTNDPANTFLIDKNGRLVSNSWTTPMLTDMRGTSYIDRILQNGQSSGYFASSVDGIKSLVTYSEPDYLGWRYIRIVPYAVISERIDSMRFKTLWIAAAILLVGLALSYLGSRKLFSSLNNKLSRLVNLESEQRESLQVMRSEYLRGLLNGYTNTDSERAKVMFERFGIKLDPSQPCRVLLITMDDYRSLMDQYTTDDRKLLRYGILNIAQELLTRVGRSAATADLGEDRGAIIIQAANPEEDEGEAYRHYSDLLQGAVTEYLKLSITISSSMNGLGIQSVHSLYQQAVEASFSRVFSGPGSYIDAETVEQNKAKPYEYPLNKEKQLVDELMLGRMVEVKRLFNEIIGATVNFSYISYQLAVSHLTFAVQNAIRTIRQHSSASEELTIPSHQLYTHTQVETLEEVTKRYMALFDLLEKYMDEKKKNRQDDLPGRIRRFIDERYADQNLSLEMLADEMGMSATYIGRVFKQHTFQTILGYIQEVRMTKVRELLIETDDSIGDIAEQAGFANNPYFYKAFKKHNGVTPAEYRKSGRGQLNDGHEDDAILA; encoded by the coding sequence ATGTCCAAGGTGTTGAGCGGAAAAGAGAACAGGTATTATGGTAAGTTTTTTTCCGTTATGACCGTCATAGTCTTTCTTACGATTTCGATCCTATCAAGTATCCTGTATTTGAATTTTGAACGAATTGCACTGAACCAATCCTATGACCAGACGATGGACAGCCTTGCGCAGACTACGCAGGAGGCTTCCGTTATGGCGGTAACGGCTGCAACCTTTGCCAAACAAATTCACAATGATCAGAATATCGCCAACCTGCTTAATTTTTCAAATGTAAGCGCAGTGGATGTTTCAACGGCGATTAAACAATTAACCAATTATCGGGAAACGTCTCCCTTTATTGATTCGATCTATGTCTATAATGCAGAAGCCAGCACCTTTTATGTCAGCACGGATATGAGTGTCCCTGCGGTGTTCAGTGAATCGGAGTTTTATGATTTGGATATGAAAAAAATGCTCCGGCACATTGAAGACTATGAGACGCTGATGCCCATTCCCCGTAAGCTTCGGATCGAGGGACTGGCCGGTAATATTGCTGAAAAGGAACGGGATACTTACACCTTTTTGTTATATGATACGCTTGCCAAAAGCCCCCAAAGGAATGCCATTATCGTAAATATTAAAGAAACTCAGCTTCACAAGCATATTGACGGCTCGCTTACCAATGACCCGGCGAATACATTCCTGATCGATAAGAATGGACGTCTCGTATCCAACAGCTGGACTACACCGATGCTGACCGATATGCGAGGTACTTCTTATATTGATCGTATTTTGCAAAATGGTCAGTCTTCCGGTTACTTTGCCTCATCTGTAGACGGCATAAAGTCCCTGGTTACCTATAGCGAACCCGATTACTTGGGCTGGAGATATATACGTATTGTTCCGTATGCAGTGATAAGTGAGCGTATCGACAGTATGCGTTTCAAAACATTGTGGATTGCGGCAGCCATCCTGCTTGTAGGCTTAGCACTCTCTTATTTAGGTTCCCGGAAGTTATTCTCGAGCTTGAACAACAAGCTCTCTCGTCTCGTTAATCTGGAGTCGGAGCAGCGCGAAAGCCTTCAGGTCATGCGGTCCGAATATCTTCGCGGCTTATTGAACGGTTATACCAATACAGACTCTGAACGGGCAAAGGTTATGTTCGAGCGTTTTGGAATCAAGCTGGACCCTTCACAGCCATGCCGTGTCCTCTTGATCACTATGGATGATTATCGCTCTCTGATGGATCAATATACGACCGATGACCGAAAGCTGCTGCGTTATGGCATTCTTAATATTGCTCAGGAACTGTTAACCCGGGTAGGACGTTCAGCAGCAACAGCCGATTTGGGGGAGGACCGCGGAGCCATTATCATTCAGGCTGCAAACCCTGAGGAGGACGAAGGTGAAGCTTACCGCCATTACTCTGATCTGCTGCAAGGAGCTGTCACGGAGTATTTGAAGCTATCCATAACGATTTCATCGAGCATGAACGGTCTGGGAATACAATCCGTGCATTCCCTTTACCAACAGGCGGTAGAAGCGTCATTCAGTCGTGTATTCAGCGGTCCCGGCAGTTATATTGATGCAGAAACCGTTGAGCAGAACAAAGCTAAGCCTTACGAATACCCGCTGAACAAGGAGAAACAGCTGGTGGATGAATTAATGCTTGGTCGAATGGTTGAAGTTAAGCGCTTGTTCAATGAAATCATAGGGGCAACGGTTAACTTTTCCTACATCTCTTATCAGCTGGCAGTCTCCCATTTAACGTTCGCGGTTCAAAATGCCATTCGGACCATCCGGCAGCATTCATCGGCCTCAGAAGAACTAACCATTCCGTCACATCAATTGTATACGCACACACAGGTGGAGACACTTGAAGAGGTTACGAAGCGATATATGGCTCTGTTCGATCTTCTGGAGAAGTATATGGATGAGAAAAAGAAGAACAGACAGGATGATTTGCCCGGACGCATCAGAAGGTTTATTGACGAACGGTACGCCGATCAGAATCTATCTCTTGAAATGCTGGCGGATGAAATGGGAATGTCTGCTACTTATATTGGCAGGGTATTTAAGCAGCATACCTTTCAGACGATCCTCGGATATATCCAGGAGGTAAGGATGACTAAGGTTCGTGAGTTGTTGATTGAGACCGATGATTCGATCGGGGACATTGCAGAGCAGGCCGGGTTTGCGAACAACCCCTACTTTTATAAAGCGTTCAAAAAGCATAACGGGGTAACGCCGGCGGAATATCGCAAAAGCGGCAGGGGACAACTAAATGACGGCCATGAGGATGATGCTATTCTCGCCTAA
- a CDS encoding LacI family DNA-binding transcriptional regulator has protein sequence MRDSKIIDVARKANVSPATVSRVLNGSPLVTGKTKEKVLQVIQELNYTPNAMGKQLRSRKTMTLGVVVTDIGVAYNAEIIKGIENTANGLKYKILICDSQNEKEKELEFLSLLQNRTVDGLILVTPQLTDSEIFSFADEDYSIGIIGRQINHPFIPCCFTDNIRIGREVVQHLMEQGHRRIAYISGYADAPDSIGRQEGYREELESAGLTFIPELTDIGDFDEQGGYEAFKRLWADNQKFTAVFTANDEMALGVYKACAELRISIPESMAVVGVDNIRITNYVEPKISSVEQPLYAMGALLAEKLIDQMNGSVRAEQQLFMLHSTIMAKGSSVKGG, from the coding sequence ATGAGAGACAGTAAGATCATTGATGTGGCCCGGAAAGCCAATGTATCTCCCGCTACCGTATCCAGGGTGCTGAACGGAAGCCCTTTGGTAACAGGAAAGACTAAGGAGAAGGTGCTCCAGGTTATTCAAGAATTGAATTATACGCCTAATGCGATGGGGAAGCAGCTGCGTTCCCGCAAAACCATGACCTTAGGCGTTGTAGTAACAGATATTGGGGTTGCCTATAATGCAGAAATTATTAAAGGCATAGAGAACACTGCCAACGGACTTAAATATAAAATCCTAATCTGTGATTCGCAAAATGAGAAGGAAAAAGAGTTGGAGTTTCTTTCTCTTCTGCAGAATCGTACGGTCGACGGATTGATTCTAGTTACACCACAGCTAACGGATTCAGAGATATTCTCCTTCGCAGATGAGGATTATTCAATCGGAATCATTGGCCGCCAGATTAATCATCCGTTCATTCCATGCTGTTTCACGGATAATATCAGAATTGGCCGGGAGGTTGTGCAGCATCTGATGGAACAGGGGCACCGCAGAATCGCCTATATTAGCGGTTATGCTGATGCTCCTGACAGCATCGGGCGGCAGGAAGGTTACCGGGAAGAACTTGAGTCCGCTGGGCTGACATTCATACCAGAGTTAACGGATATTGGAGACTTCGATGAGCAAGGTGGATATGAGGCATTTAAGCGATTATGGGCTGATAACCAGAAGTTCACGGCTGTTTTTACGGCTAATGATGAAATGGCACTGGGTGTGTACAAGGCCTGTGCGGAGCTTAGAATCTCCATACCGGAGAGCATGGCAGTCGTAGGGGTAGATAATATCCGAATTACTAACTATGTCGAACCGAAAATAAGCTCTGTGGAACAGCCGCTGTATGCAATGGGCGCTTTGCTTGCTGAGAAACTTATTGACCAGATGAACGGCAGCGTTCGGGCGGAGCAGCAGCTTTTTATGCTACATTCAACGATTATGGCTAAAGGATCTTCGGTAAAAGGGGGATAG
- a CDS encoding DinB family protein: MEHYLFRQLAFVRSRLFKAVEGVTEETADRIPEGYRNNIRWQLGHVYVVCERFAFQYIGLPLHMPEGYRELFENGTSMLNVSDSLALPNLQDLRNLLEDQQERMREALNDRMQTSIVPPYTTSGGMTMETPEQFLSFELYHEGMHTSVIKMYKDMLYRLN, translated from the coding sequence ATGGAACACTATTTGTTCAGACAGTTAGCATTTGTGCGGTCTCGACTCTTTAAAGCGGTAGAGGGAGTTACGGAAGAAACGGCGGATCGGATTCCTGAAGGGTATCGAAATAATATTCGTTGGCAATTGGGGCATGTCTATGTTGTCTGTGAACGGTTCGCTTTTCAGTACATAGGGCTTCCTCTTCATATGCCCGAGGGTTACAGGGAGTTGTTCGAGAATGGTACTTCGATGCTGAATGTGTCCGATTCCCTTGCCCTGCCTAATCTTCAAGATCTAAGGAACTTGCTGGAGGACCAGCAAGAGCGAATGCGCGAGGCACTCAACGACCGAATGCAAACTTCAATTGTGCCGCCTTACACCACATCTGGCGGAATGACTATGGAAACACCGGAACAGTTTCTAAGTTTTGAACTGTATCATGAGGGCATGCATACGAGTGTTATTAAGATGTACAAAGATATGTTATATAGACTGAACTAA
- a CDS encoding TetR/AcrR family transcriptional regulator has protein sequence MLRNSRKQALKEHIFMHAMKLFTEKGFDQVTVDEITQVSGVAKGTFYNYFPKKEAVLLYLGHSQMDLLQESAQKHAVLPQIQDRLLEIFCDLTQRYCEHPELLRLALSEMIRTPALMNKEMESIRQFHTALLPWLEEAKVLGEMAPHLDTLLVATLLQGVYFHSLMEAINGTNTINTQEIRDRLQLQLELIWFGLAPREGGIRA, from the coding sequence ATGCTCCGTAATTCACGTAAGCAAGCGCTCAAAGAACATATTTTTATGCACGCGATGAAGCTATTTACCGAAAAGGGCTTTGATCAAGTAACGGTTGATGAAATTACGCAGGTCAGCGGGGTTGCTAAAGGAACCTTTTATAATTATTTCCCGAAAAAAGAAGCCGTACTTCTATACTTGGGACACTCACAGATGGATCTGCTGCAGGAAAGTGCTCAAAAGCATGCTGTGCTGCCGCAAATTCAGGATCGTTTGCTTGAGATCTTTTGCGATTTGACACAGCGTTACTGCGAGCATCCCGAATTACTTCGCCTAGCCTTATCGGAGATGATTCGCACCCCTGCACTTATGAATAAAGAAATGGAAAGCATCAGACAGTTTCATACTGCTTTACTGCCTTGGTTGGAGGAAGCCAAAGTTCTTGGAGAAATGGCGCCTCACTTGGATACGTTGCTCGTAGCGACCTTGCTACAAGGTGTTTATTTCCACTCCCTAATGGAAGCGATAAACGGTACTAACACTATAAATACCCAAGAGATACGGGATCGATTGCAGCTGCAGCTCGAGTTAATCTGGTTTGGGTTAGCTCCAAGAGAAGGAGGTATCAGGGCATGA
- a CDS encoding DUF3995 domain-containing protein translates to MIMSIVSIAVVLLFLLGALHIYWACGGKFGSTAAVPVREDESGGSPVFVPGKIATLIIAFLLGGVAYALSVQSGLIVDLLGFETRIYLYLCAISGGVFTLRCIGDFRYVGWFKTVRGTRFATMDQLLYTPICLFLAIIFTFTCFGIS, encoded by the coding sequence ATGATAATGAGCATCGTCTCTATAGCCGTCGTCCTTCTCTTCCTGCTGGGTGCTCTGCATATTTACTGGGCTTGCGGCGGGAAGTTCGGAAGCACGGCGGCAGTTCCTGTCCGAGAGGACGAGTCGGGAGGTTCACCCGTTTTTGTCCCGGGAAAGATCGCTACGCTAATCATTGCCTTCCTATTGGGGGGAGTCGCCTATGCGCTCTCCGTGCAATCCGGATTGATTGTTGATTTATTAGGATTCGAGACACGGATCTACCTTTACCTGTGCGCTATCTCTGGTGGTGTTTTCACCTTACGCTGCATAGGTGATTTTCGCTATGTCGGATGGTTTAAGACTGTTCGAGGGACGCGGTTTGCTACTATGGATCAGTTGTTATATACACCGATATGTCTGTTTTTGGCGATTATATTCACCTTCACCTGCTTCGGAATTTCTTAA
- a CDS encoding FAD-dependent monooxygenase, giving the protein MIAGGGIAGLAAAIALHRLGIPIRVLESYPELKPLGAGLILAPNALEAISRFSPNLTAQIIAEGYPANVYKIKNDRGSVLSEVKIGEGTSPSYSLSRPELYKLLMEQLPEGTVTFGCRAVRIHNSLPTEPVQLELDNGEMLVARAVIACDGIHSAIRSQLLPRIQPRYAGYTCWRAIIHAPELAETMPQTFTETWGANGRFGYVPLTRGRIYCYALFNAPYKDPASMTLTPAGLQRRFAAFHFPIPQLLEQLTADSLIHTDLMDTPALPRFAFDRVLLLGDAAHAMTPNLGQGACQALEDAAVLYEYMQRKGTLQSAFTAIEGARMQRSQRIAKASWRIGKIAQLENPFFCRIRDILMQHTPSVIAKRQMSWLYHMPKSSS; this is encoded by the coding sequence TTGATTGCGGGTGGAGGAATCGCTGGGTTGGCGGCTGCGATTGCACTTCATCGTCTGGGTATTCCGATTCGCGTACTGGAGAGTTACCCTGAACTTAAGCCGTTGGGAGCTGGACTCATCCTCGCACCTAACGCACTCGAGGCTATAAGCCGTTTTAGCCCGAACCTTACGGCCCAAATTATAGCTGAAGGATATCCGGCTAACGTATATAAGATTAAGAATGATCGCGGCAGTGTCTTGTCTGAAGTTAAGATTGGCGAAGGCACCTCTCCTTCTTATTCGCTAAGTCGACCGGAGCTATACAAGCTTCTGATGGAGCAATTACCTGAAGGGACGGTAACCTTTGGCTGCAGAGCCGTGCGCATTCATAATTCGCTGCCAACTGAACCTGTCCAACTGGAGTTGGATAACGGTGAGATGTTGGTAGCAAGGGCCGTGATCGCCTGCGACGGGATTCATTCGGCGATCCGCAGCCAATTGCTTCCGCGAATTCAGCCGCGTTATGCCGGTTATACGTGTTGGCGAGCGATCATTCACGCACCGGAGCTTGCAGAAACTATGCCTCAGACTTTCACGGAGACTTGGGGAGCAAACGGACGATTCGGCTACGTCCCGCTTACAAGAGGGCGCATTTATTGTTATGCACTTTTCAATGCACCCTATAAAGATCCGGCTTCGATGACCCTCACTCCTGCCGGACTACAGCGGCGGTTCGCGGCATTTCACTTTCCGATACCTCAGCTGCTCGAGCAACTCACAGCAGACTCACTAATTCATACGGACCTCATGGATACCCCTGCTTTGCCCCGATTTGCCTTTGATAGAGTTCTGCTGCTTGGTGATGCGGCTCATGCGATGACCCCTAATCTGGGTCAAGGCGCCTGCCAAGCCCTCGAGGATGCCGCCGTCCTCTATGAGTACATGCAGCGGAAGGGTACCCTACAATCTGCATTCACTGCTATTGAAGGGGCGAGAATGCAGAGAAGTCAGCGTATTGCCAAAGCATCCTGGAGGATAGGGAAAATCGCTCAGTTGGAGAATCCCTTCTTCTGTCGAATACGCGATATTCTGATGCAACACACGCCTTCCGTTATAGCCAAGAGGCAGATGTCTTGGTTATACCATATGCCTAAATCCAGCTCATAG
- a CDS encoding DUF6803 family protein: protein MAIPVILAETITVTGFLVVAHIAMIFGMVNPEIVNGMAGMPGMK, encoded by the coding sequence ATGGCCATTCCCGTAATATTGGCTGAAACGATTACCGTGACTGGATTCCTCGTTGTTGCACATATCGCTATGATCTTCGGAATGGTTAATCCGGAAATTGTGAATGGTATGGCCGGAATGCCTGGAATGAAATAA
- a CDS encoding YdhK family protein: MKKRVLFIRMFFIVVAAIFALAGCGNNPSQQPSNMNHTDMEHSTSGEVPKGLKEANNPTYPVGSEMIVQSEHMPGMNGAEATIVGAYDTIVYAVSYTPTTGGEPLKNHKWVIHEEIKNAGSEALKPGAEVTLEADHMPGMKEAVATIDTAEPTTVYMVDYNPTTGGETVKNHMWVTESELSTK; encoded by the coding sequence ATGAAAAAACGAGTGTTGTTTATTCGAATGTTCTTCATTGTAGTTGCTGCCATTTTTGCTCTAGCCGGATGTGGAAATAACCCAAGCCAACAACCATCTAACATGAACCATACAGATATGGAGCATTCTACTTCAGGTGAGGTTCCTAAAGGGTTAAAAGAGGCGAATAATCCGACCTACCCTGTTGGAAGTGAAATGATTGTCCAATCAGAGCATATGCCAGGTATGAACGGTGCGGAAGCCACGATTGTGGGTGCTTATGATACGATAGTCTATGCTGTTTCGTATACTCCGACAACGGGTGGTGAACCATTGAAGAATCATAAATGGGTTATTCATGAAGAGATTAAAAATGCAGGTAGCGAGGCTCTGAAGCCAGGGGCGGAAGTTACATTAGAGGCTGATCACATGCCTGGCATGAAGGAAGCGGTAGCAACAATTGATACAGCCGAACCGACTACCGTATATATGGTTGATTACAATCCGACAACCGGTGGAGAGACAGTGAAAAATCATATGTGGGTAACCGAAAGTGAACTCTCAACAAAGTGA
- a CDS encoding DUF1801 domain-containing protein codes for MKKSGHEQVVEFLNHLEHPLKKEIEEVRNIILGANEFITEHIKWNAPSFCFNNEDRVTFNFQGKGFFRLVFHCGAKKNEHAGGNGTLFEDTTGLLEWVTADRAIIKFTDRSDVEANREKLAAVVTKWIEVTSSK; via the coding sequence ATGAAGAAGTCTGGTCATGAGCAAGTCGTTGAATTTTTGAACCATCTAGAACATCCATTAAAGAAAGAAATTGAGGAAGTTCGAAACATCATTTTAGGCGCCAATGAATTCATTACGGAACATATAAAGTGGAATGCGCCGAGTTTCTGTTTCAATAACGAAGATCGAGTGACTTTTAATTTTCAAGGAAAAGGATTTTTTCGACTTGTTTTTCATTGCGGCGCTAAAAAAAATGAACATGCAGGAGGGAATGGAACTCTTTTTGAAGACACCACGGGTTTATTAGAATGGGTTACAGCCGACAGAGCTATTATCAAGTTTACGGATCGGAGTGATGTGGAGGCTAATAGGGAGAAGCTTGCCGCAGTAGTTACTAAGTGGATCGAGGTAACGAGTTCAAAGTAG